One Deltaproteobacteria bacterium DNA window includes the following coding sequences:
- a CDS encoding phosphatidate cytidylyltransferase — MQGPTEQAQAPAENSHRRRILTSIVLLPVLGGILFWGGSAFVLALIPVSCLGLWELYGLVWGAREEISLKWVGTILTASTMALLPWLPREAVLPWLLFWALATSAVLFLARLSRDPATARMEPFFFYVFGLVYVPGMLGLFWFLDRTEVVLVLLAAFATDTGGFYCGRFWGRSKIWPAVSPKKTWEGSLGGMGLTVAVCVAFGLWIGTSVMVAVFFGIILNLGAQLGDFFESGLKRWAGKKDSGPFLPGHGGILDRIDSILFCLPVYLLARAFHPFH, encoded by the coding sequence ATGCAGGGACCAACTGAACAGGCCCAAGCACCGGCCGAAAACTCCCATCGGCGGCGAATTCTGACCTCAATTGTACTTTTGCCGGTACTTGGCGGCATCCTTTTTTGGGGTGGGTCGGCATTTGTCCTGGCCCTCATTCCGGTTTCCTGCCTTGGACTTTGGGAGCTCTATGGCCTTGTCTGGGGGGCTCGCGAAGAAATCTCACTCAAATGGGTCGGAACCATCCTGACTGCATCGACCATGGCCCTGCTTCCATGGCTTCCCAGGGAGGCGGTTTTACCGTGGCTGTTGTTTTGGGCATTGGCGACTTCCGCGGTTCTCTTCCTGGCCCGCTTGTCTCGGGATCCGGCTACGGCCAGGATGGAACCGTTTTTTTTCTATGTCTTTGGACTGGTCTATGTACCAGGTATGCTCGGCCTGTTCTGGTTTCTGGATCGGACGGAGGTCGTTCTTGTTCTGCTGGCGGCCTTTGCCACGGATACTGGAGGGTTCTACTGCGGTCGGTTCTGGGGGCGTTCCAAAATCTGGCCTGCAGTCAGTCCAAAAAAAACCTGGGAGGGTTCCCTCGGCGGTATGGGGCTGACCGTGGCGGTATGCGTCGCCTTCGGACTCTGGATCGGTACCTCCGTGATGGTGGCGGTGTTCTTTGGGATTATTCTCAATCTTGGGGCCCAGCTTGGTGATTTTTTCGAGTCCGGCCTGAAGCGATGGGCCGGGAAAAAAGACTCCGGCCCCTTCCTTCCAGGACACGGAGGCATCCTGGACCGCATTGATAGTATTCTCTTTTGCCTGCCGGTCTATCTGCTGGCCAGGGCATTTCATCCGTTTCACTAG
- a CDS encoding 1-deoxy-D-xylulose-5-phosphate reductoisomerase, with protein MGYISRLDVSSLLARPRRRIVILGSTGSIGRSALDVIRRDTGAFEVLGLAGARNLKLLAEQAATWRPTILSVLEPEDESSLRGLLPRDYKPEILSGAEGYCAMAGHPDADMVLSAQAGAAGLAPTLAAIEAGKVVALANKESMVLAGPVIKKVCVRSGAVILPVDSEHNALFQALQGHNPREVDRILLTASGGPFRSYGPDALQEVTPAQALRHPNWAMGPKITIDSATLMNKGLELIEAVYLFDCGVSMIEILIHPQSIVHSMIQYRDGSVLAQMGPPDMRIPISYALHFPLRGPAGVNPLDFFEVGALTFERPREDVFPALRLAREAIAAGPDFPVVLNAANEVAVQAFLDGRIPFTAIVDISRRALDAHRPAPARNVDEILAMDADTRRLATEMLDSGGVIRS; from the coding sequence ATGGGCTATATCTCCCGTCTTGATGTTTCCTCCCTGCTGGCCCGCCCAAGGCGCAGGATCGTGATCCTCGGTTCGACCGGAAGCATCGGCCGGTCGGCCCTGGACGTGATTCGTCGCGATACCGGTGCCTTTGAAGTCCTCGGCCTGGCTGGGGCCAGGAATTTGAAACTTCTGGCCGAACAGGCCGCAACCTGGAGGCCGACCATTCTGTCCGTGCTGGAACCTGAAGACGAGAGTTCCCTACGCGGGCTTCTTCCCCGAGACTACAAGCCGGAGATTCTGTCCGGCGCCGAAGGGTATTGCGCAATGGCCGGGCATCCGGATGCCGACATGGTTCTTTCGGCCCAGGCCGGCGCGGCAGGTTTGGCGCCGACTTTGGCCGCAATCGAGGCCGGAAAGGTCGTGGCCCTTGCCAACAAGGAATCCATGGTTCTGGCCGGGCCGGTGATCAAGAAGGTCTGCGTCCGCTCAGGGGCGGTTATCCTCCCGGTGGACTCGGAGCACAATGCCCTGTTCCAGGCCCTGCAGGGGCACAACCCCCGGGAGGTGGACCGCATACTCCTCACGGCCTCGGGCGGCCCGTTCCGGTCTTATGGTCCGGATGCCTTGCAGGAGGTTACCCCGGCGCAGGCCCTTCGGCATCCGAACTGGGCCATGGGGCCTAAAATCACCATCGATTCGGCCACATTGATGAACAAGGGACTCGAGTTGATCGAGGCGGTCTACCTTTTCGACTGCGGAGTGAGCATGATCGAGATCCTCATCCATCCGCAGAGCATCGTCCATTCGATGATCCAGTACCGGGACGGTTCAGTTCTTGCTCAGATGGGTCCGCCGGACATGAGAATCCCGATTTCCTATGCGTTACATTTCCCTCTCCGGGGCCCGGCCGGGGTGAACCCTCTCGATTTTTTCGAAGTTGGCGCCCTGACATTCGAGCGGCCTCGAGAGGACGTATTCCCTGCCTTGCGTCTGGCCAGGGAAGCCATTGCCGCCGGGCCTGACTTCCCAGTAGTTTTGAACGCGGCCAATGAAGTGGCCGTGCAGGCCTTTTTGGACGGCAGAATACCTTTTACCGCCATCGTGGACATTTCCCGTCGGGCATTGGACGCCCATCGGCCTGCTCCGGCCAGGAATGTCGACGAGATTTTGGCCATGGACGCGGATACCAGACGACTGGCCACGGAAATGCTCGATTCGGGAGGCGTTATTCGATCATGA